The Maniola jurtina chromosome 1, ilManJurt1.1, whole genome shotgun sequence genome has a window encoding:
- the LOC123864187 gene encoding cytochrome b5-like has translation MATVQTPPERSLSATLPVSQETNDLDLVALTMAALRLVNPWSVETKNTWSKRIEPGTPEAKDRVITLAEVSLHDTRDDCWAVIYDRVYDITTFLDEHPGGDEIMLEYAGRDASTAFRSSGHSSMAAKALDRFLVGELPMHERMYRRPGGIRLSDIPE, from the exons ATGGCTACAGTACAGACTCCACCTGAAAGAAGCCTGTCGGCAACCCTGCCGGTCAGTCAGGAGACTAATGATTTAGACCTGGTAGCACTGACGATGGCAGCCCTACGCTTAGTGAACCCCTGGTCAGTGGAAACTAAGAATACCTGGTCAAAACGGATTGAACCAGGGACCCCAGAGGCGAAGGATCGCGTGATAACCCTCGCCGAAGTCTCCCTACACGACACGCGCGACGACTGCTGGGCAGTCATCTACGACAGAGTATACGACATCACTACATTCTTAGATGAG CATCCAGGCGGAGATGAGATCATGCTGGAGTACGCAGGCCGCGACGCCAGCACCGCCTTCCGAAGCTCGGGCCACTCGAGCATGGCTGCCAAAGCACTCGACCGCTTTCTGGTCGGAGAACTGCCCATGCACGAGCGCATGTACCGAAGGCCTGGCGGAATACGCCTCAGCGATATACCCGAATGA